A single region of the Malus sylvestris chromosome 8, drMalSylv7.2, whole genome shotgun sequence genome encodes:
- the LOC126632701 gene encoding uncharacterized protein LOC126632701, translating into MEDIEDLLIGSGGGAPPGFRLPINTVGLNPKKKPNPNGRNTNAKLSQIQDPLAPLSPKVPGTQTIYIKTFGCSHNQSDSEYMAGQLSAFGYPLSDNPEEADLWLINTCTVKSPSQSAMDTLIAKGKGASKPLVVAGCVPQGSRDLKELEGVSIVGVQQIDRVVEIVEETLKGHEVRLLSRKTLPALDLPKVRKNKFVEILPINVGCLGACTYCKTKHARGHLGSYTVDSLVGRVNSVVADGVKEIWLSSEDTGAYGRDIGVNLPILLNAIVAELPPGASTMLRIGMTNPPFILEHLKEIAEVLRHPCVYSFLHVPVQSGSDTVLTAMNREYTVSEFKTVVDTLTELVPGMQIATDIICGFPGETDEDFTQTLSLIKEYKFSQVHISQFYPRPGTPAARMKKVPSTVVKKRSRELTSAFEAFAPYVGMEGRVERIWITDIATDGTHLVGHTKGYVQVLVAAPESMLGTSAIVKITSVGRWSVFGEVIETIPHINDKPTSTNENRCQEKCFPGANSCETCACSTSPETRACGPESCGGQATSEECAVTKNAVLLECWNSRNPIGWLLRKRKNHVEKQVEDEIGLRSQNKQEQGQGRLSDWGFVDRALLGGMLVSFVTIVALLVHLGFRIMSSN; encoded by the exons ATGGAGGACATAGAGGATTTGTTGATCGGGAGCGGCGGCGGAGCTCCTCCCGGTTTTCGTCTGCCGATAAACACCGTGGGATTGAACCCAAAGAAGAAACCCAATCCCAATGGCCGCAATACCAACGCCAAGCTATCTCAAATCCAAGACCCGCTCGCTCCTCTCTCTCCCAAAGTCCCCGGCACTCAG ACTATATATATCAAAACATTTGGATGCTCACACAACCAG AGTGACAGTGAATATATGGCTGGTCAACTTTCAGCTTTCGGGTATCCATTAAGTGACAATCCTGAGGAGGCAGACCTGTGGCTCATAAATAC ATGCACAGTCAAATCTCCAAGTCAGTCTGCCATGGACACTCTGATAGCAAAAGGTAAAGGTGCAAGCAAGCCCCTGGTGGTGGCCGGGTGTGTGCCACAAGGAAGTCGAGATCTAAAGGAGCTAGAAGGTGTCAGTATTGTAGGAGTCCAGCAAATTGATCGTGTGGTTGAAATTGTTGAAGAGACTTTGAAAGGTCATGAGGTGCGCCTTTTGAGCCGTAAGACATTGCCTGCACTTGACCTCCCTAAG GTGAGGAAAAACAAGTTCGTTGAGATTCTTCCCATAAATGTTGGTTGTTTAGGTGCTTGTACTTACTGCAAGACAAAGCATGCTCGTGGTCATTTAGGAAGTTATACTGTTGATAGCCTT GTGGGACGTGTAAACTCTGTGGTAGCTGATGGAGTTAAGGAGATATGGTTGAGCAGTGAAGATACTGGTGCTTATG GTCGTGACATTGGGGTCAATCTACCAATTTTATTGAATGCAATTGTCGCAGAACTCCCTCCTGGTGCAAGCACAATGTTAAGGATAGGGATGACGAATCCTCCATTCATTCTGGAGCACTTGAAGGAAATAGCAGAGGTTTTGCGTCATCCATGTGTGTACTCATTTCTACATGTACCAGTCCAGTCTGGAAGTGATACAGTCTTGACT GCAATGAATCGGGAATATACTGTAAGTGAGTTCAAGACTGTGGTTGATACCCTAACTGAGCTTGTGCCAGGGATGCAGATTGCGACTGATATAATATGTGGATTTCCTG GTGAAACGGATGAAGATTTTACTCAAACTCTTAGCCTTATTAAAGAGTACAAGTTCTCTCAAGTTCATATTTCGCAGTTTTATCCTAGACCAG GAACACCTGCTGCAAGGATGAAAAAGGTCCCTAGTACTGTAGTGAAGAAAAGGAGTCGTGAATTGACTTCTGCTTTTGAAGCTTTCGCACCATATGTTGGGATGGAGGGCAGGGTGGAAAGAATATGGATAACTGATATTGCGACTGATGGAACTCACTTG GTTGGCCATACAAAGGGATACGTGCAGGTTCTTGTAGCCGCTCCAGAAAGTATGTTGGGGACTTCAGCAATTGTGAAGATAACATCGGTGGGAAGGTGGTCAGTTTTTGGAGAAGTGATTGAGACCATCCCTCACATAAATGATAAACCCACCTCAACAAATGAAAACCGTTGTCAGGAGAAATGCTTCCCTGGTGCCAACAGTTGCGAGACTTGCGCGTGTTCAACTTCACCAGAAACTCGTGCCTGTGGACCAGAAAGCTGTGGAGGACAGGCTACCTCGGAAGAATGTGCTGTAACAAAGAATGCCGTTCTGCTGGAATGCTGGAACAGTAGAAATCCGATTGGATGGTTACTGAGGAAGCGAAAAAACCATGTTGAGAAACAGGTGGAGGACGAAATTGGCTTGCGATCCCAGAACAAGCAAGAGCAAGGCCAAGGACGTTTGAGTGATTGGGGTTTCGTCGATAGGGCTCTTCTAGGCGGGATGCTCGTGAGCTTCGTGACAATTGTAGCGCTACTAGTACATCTTGGCTTCAGGATTATGTCGTCTAATTAG